Genomic DNA from Peribacillus simplex NBRC 15720 = DSM 1321:
ATAAAGGAGAATTGCCAATATAAATTTGGCTAATCATCTTTTCATCAGGAATCTTGGCCTTATACTGAAGGGGATCTATTTTTATAATGAATACCAGTACAATGATAGCCACTATAAATGCTACATAACCTTTCAGGTTGACCCGTATTCGCCAAGTCTTTTGCAGGACAATTTCCCCTAAATAATATCCAAGCAATGAACCGACGGTATATCCGAAGAAAATCCACCCAGGTTCTCCTGTCGTTTCGCTAAAATAAAGCCCTGTAAACAGCATCATGCATAATGTCAGGCCGAATTTAAATAATGGCTTAATCTTCGGGTAAGCAAATGCCTGTGATACATACTCCAGCTTTCTCTTCTCATAGAGAAAAAGAGAGCTGATCAGAAAAAGAAAGGTTAATATACTATAAATTAATGTATTAATAGAGAAAAAAGTGATTTTTTCCATCTCCGTTGCTGCTAATAAGGGAGAGATGCCATTCATATTTGCACTTAGATAATAATCTGCAGAAAATCCTGCGATCAAAAACTTCACATTGGCTGTAAACAAAACAAAAAGCCCCACCGGCAAAGCAAGAAAAATATAGGTCAGTAATCCTTGAAAGGCTGATAATCCCGTCACCATTCCAATTAAAACGGCAACAGAAAAGATCAAAGCTTCCAAAATAAATGTAGTCCCCATCCAAGACCATATATCCGTCATGGTATATAGCCTTTCTATATCAATGGCCGAGTGGAATAATACCAATATTGAACCTGTAAGTAAAATCGGCAAACCCATGAAGCCAATTCCCGTCCCAATCATATGAACGTAGATGCTGCGTCTAGTAATCGGTAAACTATGAATAAAGTCTGAGGCTTGTTTCATTTGTAAAAACCGAAAAAGGAAGATGGCAAGTAATACTGGAATAACGATGACCAAGACAAACTGTATCATCTGCTGACAGGAAAAAAGGTTTTCGAATTCCACATAATCATTGTTCTCATTCAAGATAATCGCTAACATTTCCAGAGGCAGTGCAAATATGAGGCCGACGAGATACAGGAAACCAATCCAGCCAGTGCTTCTGAAAATATAGATAATCAGTTCTCTATTAAACCAGGTTATTCTGGATGACATAACCGATATCCCCCATTTCATAAATGAATATCTCCTCTAGAGTAAGGGGGAGAATATCTAATATTTCTGGCTGAAACTGATTAAAGTGCGATTTAATCATGGATTCTTTACCTTTAACGATGCAAACGATAACGCTGCCGCGCCTTTCCTTGTTAAGAATTTGAATTCCGCGGTATAAACCGTGGGGAATTTTATGTTTAAAGGCAATTTGCACTTTGTGTACATCCGCTTTTAAGTCATTCAAATCCTTTTGGATAACAAGCTCACCTCTATGCAAAATCCCTACATGATCGGCTAAATCTTCAATTTCCCGAAGATTATGGGATGATAGTAAAATCGTCATATCCCTTTCCGATACATCCTGAATCAACAACTGTCTCACATTTTTACGCATGACAGGATCTAATCCATCAAACGGTTCATCCAAGATGAGAACTTCCGGCATCGTCGAGAGTGCGAGCCAAAAGGCAACCTGTCTCTGCATTCCCTTCGATAGTTTATGTATTTTATTTTGGACGGGTATTGGGAATACTTCCTGTAATTGATAGAACCGTTCTTGATTCCATTCACTATAAATATGGCTATAAAAACCTGCCATTTGCATGATCGAATAGTTAGCCAGGAAATAAGGCGTATCAGGGAGGAAGAAACAACGATTTTTCACTTCACGGTTTTCAAAGACATATGATCCATTAATAAGAACTTCACCTGCATCCTGTATCAGATTGCCTGAAAGCATTTTTAATAGAGTAGTTTTCCCCGCCCCATTTGAACCTAATAACCCGAATATGGAGCCTTTTTGTATGACCAAAGTGACGTTTTTGATTGCTTCTTTTCCTTCATATAATTTACTCACCTGTTTTATTTGAATCATGAATCTCCCCCCTTTGCCAATGGTCTGATTTCCTTTATTATTCTATAAATTTCATGTTTATCAATTCCGATATACAGAGCTTCAGCGAGTACCTTTGAAAGCTCGTTTCTGATCTCTTCTTCTTTCAATGAATTTTTCAAGGATTTAGGAGGTGCCACGAAATTCCCTTTGCCTGGTAATGTATATATAAACCCGTCAGATTCAAGTTGCTTGTAAGCTTTCTGGATTGTATTTGGATTGATGGTCAATTCCTGAGCCAATATTCGTATGGATGGGAGCTGATTATGTTCCTGTAAAACTTCATTGATCATTAGTTCCTTTAACTTATCCATCAATTGCTCATATATCGGC
This window encodes:
- a CDS encoding DUF6449 domain-containing protein, giving the protein MSSRITWFNRELIIYIFRSTGWIGFLYLVGLIFALPLEMLAIILNENNDYVEFENLFSCQQMIQFVLVIVIPVLLAIFLFRFLQMKQASDFIHSLPITRRSIYVHMIGTGIGFMGLPILLTGSILVLFHSAIDIERLYTMTDIWSWMGTTFILEALIFSVAVLIGMVTGLSAFQGLLTYIFLALPVGLFVLFTANVKFLIAGFSADYYLSANMNGISPLLAATEMEKITFFSINTLIYSILTFLFLISSLFLYEKRKLEYVSQAFAYPKIKPLFKFGLTLCMMLFTGLYFSETTGEPGWIFFGYTVGSLLGYYLGEIVLQKTWRIRVNLKGYVAFIVAIIVLVFIIKIDPLQYKAKIPDEKMISQIYIGNSPLFFEDDETLDNSSDYLKEKENIEAIRLLHQEIIEKGKKVSIGELNDGQSVFLMYELKNGKRLARGYHLQNYDSYMPLLAKIYESNEYKKMVNELLNVSAENVSKIKVTASGQVDKSITITDSQQLEAAVQALSADLNNQSFAQMTSSFGDYASIDILLNNNETIYMNWDSSYTQFSKWMESTGQSEKARLMADDISYILVAKTDSEIYHSNSESELAQQIEQQPNRLKIKTASEIETAIDNAQIDWGGEYSAAFYYKESRDVDIKSFSGEHVPGFILDHFNER
- a CDS encoding ABC transporter ATP-binding protein; the encoded protein is MIQIKQVSKLYEGKEAIKNVTLVIQKGSIFGLLGSNGAGKTTLLKMLSGNLIQDAGEVLINGSYVFENREVKNRCFFLPDTPYFLANYSIMQMAGFYSHIYSEWNQERFYQLQEVFPIPVQNKIHKLSKGMQRQVAFWLALSTMPEVLILDEPFDGLDPVMRKNVRQLLIQDVSERDMTILLSSHNLREIEDLADHVGILHRGELVIQKDLNDLKADVHKVQIAFKHKIPHGLYRGIQILNKERRGSVIVCIVKGKESMIKSHFNQFQPEILDILPLTLEEIFIYEMGDIGYVIQNNLV
- a CDS encoding GntR family transcriptional regulator, which gives rise to MFELDVQSGKPIYEQLMDKLKELMINEVLQEHNQLPSIRILAQELTINPNTIQKAYKQLESDGFIYTLPGKGNFVAPPKSLKNSLKEEEIRNELSKVLAEALYIGIDKHEIYRIIKEIRPLAKGGDS